Part of the Benincasa hispida cultivar B227 chromosome 12, ASM972705v1, whole genome shotgun sequence genome is shown below.
tagttgtcgagtaattgacatttaatttcccttcatcactaagcgatcatttagtcagttactaagggataaagcttgctgaccaaaacgatcgtctagtgtgatCACATAACCAGcgacaggtaaatgatttaccttgcattactaagtgatcttttagtcagttactaagtgatgaagcttgttgatcaaaatgatcgtctatgcgatcacttaaTGCGTCgacaggtaaacaatttaccttgcgttactaagcgatcgtttagtcagttactaagtgatgaagcttgctgactaaacgatcatccagTGCGCATGCGCATTAAGTGATATACGAGCAAtacatcgtctacacgaattgATACTTAGTGATCGTGTAACCGATCTTCAACACGATGCGATCAAACCTTGATCATTTACCtgatcgtctacacaatgcgatcatcagcgatcgcgtaccccatcgactgcacgatgcgatcaacacttgATCTCATACCCCATCTTCTAACCAATGCGATCAACAACGATTTCGTTCCCCATCGTCTGCATGACGTGATCAACCGCATTTGCGTTCCCCATCGTCCCCTTCCTCGAAGAATCACAACgcttgctccgatcttcttcacgaacgactcaaaactcaaacagactttgaatacagactcgataatgattattaatgcccaaaaaacacaggggcctttacaaacaaccgcaaatgtaaaagcatttaatcaaaccgaggctaacatccacgaaaacatccataaatctgcacatccacagcaatttaatgattaaaaagTAGAAATgtacccaccatgaatgtatttgtaattcttttgcagcaatgaattggaatatcaaaaaactgagtgctctgataccaattgaaggaactcttattgaAGAGTACCTACAAGTGGAAgcgaatctttccaattcattgtgacagaattaccgcatatacattcaaacatactttgaaatcataccagatgaagatttcttcttcacacaAGTCTGAAGCCTAACTGTCTACCTCAAACAATCACCACTCAgacagaaggaaacggagaagacaataccactcagagccctcagtattcttggagtgagaatctaaagtgtgggctttgtttggatttggtagagggaaggaggaagagagaccgtacaagcaagtgggagatgaggtcatctatcgcatagacaagatgtttgatcgttaggtgaagtatacaatcgtgtagtaaaaggtCAGTGATCGTATAAATAATCACGTAGGAAGTGATCGTCTGAATGATCGCATAAGAAAAACTGACTGATCatatatacgatcgtttagtaaataccgggagctaaacgatcgcttaggaaaaaggtaaacaatcgtttcGATAATAGTGCGCGACGGTGTAATCGGTATGCGACcccttagcaatatcgtatatgtaagagattgtgcagtcactattgtataggcactgattttctaaacgatgacactatcttttcatATTGTCCGCGCACACCGAGATcaatgcactcatccgttatttagaacagaagagGCGTCTtctcatttcctttataaccgtccaatgaatgtgatcttatcatattaataacatataaattaatatcatatattaattataatattttcctctattagatataaatcatatttatatccaatttcctccaaattaatgtatctcatacataaagttaattatatcatatttaattaactcattcaattatatcatatataatcgaactccctcttgtcaatttgaaatttcaaattgacccaaaaactaactcttaacttatatccaagctaccatggggaccttatggacctatggctcgaagctccaatggtacgtgaatagctgactaaactctctagtcacgatatctaccatccgttaactgccaagcactatactaaagaccgacagttgaactcttcttaccatagatatatttctatgtccattggatataattaatcatcagtacgatgacccttcacagatgctcataattacaacaggccaatttactgttttgtccctgtaattacatcttccttcttAAGTACTGCTGAtcgctctaatgaacaataaaacatagtcttactatgtgtgaacacttctcgagCCATGAAAAGGTgcatggcaccacatcgttcaagccctagaatcagcccttaagggagctatctatctacttacccctgccttggggaatgagtgaattccatcttgtgtagctgagttcccaactcctaaattagacaaatccccaaaattatAGGCTTGAGTCGGCgttctagccactcgcacccatgcaaatcaaaggaccaccctcaatggaaggagttcccaactcattcgggattgaggtcatgttacctatggtcatcctagtgaagtgaagtcttagttatgaatggtgttatataacgagacgttaacactttgtggtcagatcttatacaaactctttgtataggttgcccccgctcgcatgtcccctatacgaatgatcaagttcagactatctgtgacaagtcataacacttctgaccattccacaaagtgggccgcatccgtagcattaccaaaataaggtttccctctgaTATCcatatgtaaacaatggagcttattttgaaaattcaataaaggtgttattgaatagatctattgcttgaatagaaatccaataaacctaaaagtcccttgactattggatgagtacttgaactttatgtggagacataaaggtggatcaagttcgagtaaatagtcaaaatgatctatagtacatggtataagattgggtaccttattctggtaacactattggatacggcctgctctgtagttgttacaaggagttgtaaaatgctataaacgaagtgatcataattcgttcatgttggcaatgaggagtgggggtgtccttgtgcaaaagtatttgtacaagatcagaccacgaaatgagtcactcttactttataacgttatttactgtttaagactgactatttcaaagcgatgacctaggtaacttgccttaattctgagctaactatgaactcttgtttatctgGATTACCCTTagtttgcataggtgagggttggctcaacagtgtcagctcaatatgactgccatttcaggggtaagattggataaatagctggggacatatggtgcaagagggaattcactcctacccgctttaaggatgtagagaggttgttcccttaagtgttgattctggggcttgaacaagagATCCTGctctctcatttggcatgagaggaAATCGGTTTTATGATTAGATCAAGAAAAATTATTCATTAAGGattagtggggacttaaggaacatgaggtaatttcgagggtaaaacagagatttgacccagccgttattatgaacagcctatgaagggttaacttacttaatcatggttatatcgagtggacataacatatttatagtgaggggagttcaactatgggctttagtggagtgactcattagttaacaaatgggggttagattgATCAAATAAGTTTAGTTGATTAATCtctgatcgttggagcctatgatctgtaggtccatgaggtcccctactagctcgaaaatggattagctctaagactagtgtgataagttaatttgaaacgttcaaattagaatcaacggaattggagaaatatatttaaatgtgatttaaatatatgaagatcaatttgtgtaaaaattaatttaatattagattattaaattaattagaattattaaattgtttacataattatttattaattttattagaaaattaatttttgaaattaatttgtaaaattaataaattttgattttagaaataaaatatgattttaaatcaaaatggattttggaaattgaaaattacacaaaacttgaaaatgggtttttcaaagttcatcttcaagtagcttacaaggaacccaccttctcttttggtttactccaagcatgagctttATCCCATGTAgtacatctctttgcatgatagtctgcaatatattgaagagattggagtgaagaaagagGGAAGAACCGGCTGAATTTTTTGCTGAataattcggatgaagaaggtgttcttcaatgggttctgttcagtgagctttctccatattccctttgattccagcttattttgagtctcataactcaatctagagcatcaagaggatagtaaggaagatcttgtggtggtctacacaaggattcggaggattttgcagttaaaaatggagatttcgttggttcagccaaggtatgttcatgaaaccctttatactctatttttagcatgtttcttttcaaccaaaattaatgaattagaatgcttatggatcctgattccCTTCCGCTACGTGTTGATGTTGATCCAAcacccttaagggttgattccggggcttgaacatagtggccacagcttctctttagaagagatgactcagtcatagtaggactatgatttatgtttattagaggaatcagtggtacttaaagagttagatgtaactacaggggcataacggttattggcccaattgtatttatgagcgatctatgaagggttatcgcactgttgatagGTTGATATGGACACGTAATATATccatagtaaggagagttcagctgtcggtctttagtggagtgtctaacaattaacgaatggtggatcccgtaattaaagagtttagtcagttattcaagtaccattggagcttcgagctataggtccataaggtccccttagtagctcaatggattcaagttgagaatcagttcttgatgttgatttgaaatgttcaaattgacaaaaggtaattcgattatatatgatatgatcggtgtgatgtatgagatacatcaagtggaggattaatataaatgagatttacattaagtgccatggaatagaaaaagagttatggtttatatgtttcatgagatgaaatattaaaactataggttataaatatagtatggtaagttggttatcatatatatttataccaatattaattattggataattatctctttttatctaataatcaattgagtaggaggttattggtggtttcatggtaaccgtgagataaaaggaaaaatgttttcctaaatttagtagttgttgatttgagatttcctttctcgaaaattactcacggTGGCTGtcaatttactaaacgacagctgaaGGGAGACTAGATGATCATGGAGTGTTTCTATATGATAGTCACTcagctagctaaacgatcgcatagcttttattaaacgattgaACATTGTTTATATGATAGAcctctgccatctcccacttgctcaatcgtttacacgattattccttcggtctcttcctctatccaagtccacacagagtccacacttctggattctcacaccgaaaataccaaggtagccattgcgGTGGTgttatactcaactcgacattgttgagatttttggaggtcgttcgttgagTTCGCGGTGTTCGTGTGGTTGTTATTgattgttcgtgatcttggagatcgctaaattcgagcattcgtgtgttGCAGTTTTAGAGTCTGTTCAAgtattcgtgatcaagggtgttgaagttgagtcttcaaaggtatattttCAATAGAGGAATCGATATTCTAATGACTTCAGTGGTTCCAGTATaatacaaatgaaagaaaatggGGAAGGACTATAAATCTTCCCTTGATCTTaataaagcatgttgtaatttcgttttgtgcatagcctgtatTTTTTCGTTtctagactgtaattgttgttgttcatatacgattgaaatttgaaacgatccttccactgctcatggaaatcctcatgtcctatttccttcaattggtatcagagtcaggttgttctgatattccaaatttcacttctgctttgaacttcttttacagtcgtggtggatTTTCTGTAttgcgtttaattgttaaatgtgtttttggatggcgttgatgaatgtttacgggtttaattgtctctatttaaagctttctttaaatttcaaagtgttaatttgtaagggcccctgtgttttttgagcataattaacatgcaattgagtctgtaattcaaagtgtttgagttagtcgagtcgttcgtgatgaagttttgaagcatggagatgcggttctcagcgaagaagaagaccaagagttggtcgtgtcgtgtagcctcaggtaaatgatcgttgggatttaactaaacgatcgtgtagatttttctatgtgatcatgtagtatttactgaacgatcatttagatactaaacgatcgagtaaattgtttactctatcgcataccattggttgctcgatcgcgtAGAAGCTGAAGGTAGATGATCGTAGCgagagcatgtgatgctcatcgtttagaaaagacgagcgctaaacgatcgtgtagttagcatgctgatcgcatagttactgactacacgatcacgatACGAAggctatggacactacttccatTTCCAAATTTCgccatttgttatctatttttcaccaacggtttaaaaaatcaaaccaaattttgagaactaaaaaaaaaatagcttttagaaagttattttttactttttagaatttggctaagaattcaaccattataattaagaaagatgcaaataattgtaaaaaatgtggatgaaatagacttaatttttaaaatcaaacaacaaaaaccaaatagttacaaatgagacctattatttattttaagtatAGCCAATGTGGATATATGTAGATTTGCATCTTTAACGACGTCTCTAAAAGTCTTAACATAAAAATCAAAGTGAATTTAGCTCAACAATAATTTATATAACTTTCTTCTCTAGAGGTCGAAGGTTAGATCCTCAGCATActtattgtacttaaaaaaatccACAATTCatggaacttttttttttttaaaaaaaaaaaaaaaaaaaaaaaaaaaaacctacttTCCTTGaagtttttctctctcttttttttttttttttttttttttttttttttgtagttttgaAAGTTGggcaagaaaagaaaagaaaagaaaaacaaaaccaatTCACTTTCCGTTTATAACCCTTTAATTAAAAGTTGGCCAAATTgcagttaattaaaaaaaatcagttCCAAAAACgctaataataatttattaacgGATTGTtagttacaattttttttttttactaaagaTAACACAATACGATTAAATTCTTAAAGATAATGAGAAGATGAGGACAGTATAAATGATAGATCTTCACAAAACATTtggaaacaaaatagaaaatactCCATTGAAGAAGATCATGGAAGCTCTCAAATCTTTTGCacttttggttttggttttagCATTTGCATGCCACGTCGAACAATGTTATTGTGGTACGTCTAATTATGTTATAATATTCTTATTTAAGTCCTATCGGgtaatatttagttttttatttttgtttttgaaaattaagtctgtAGACACTATTTCTCCTTCCAAATTTtctcatttgttatctattttttatcaatggtttaaaaaacaaagtcaaatcttgaaagctaaaaaaaaagtagtttttgtttttataatttggttaaaaattcaaccatcgTAGTTacaaaagatgaaaatcattgtaagaaataaagaggatatatgattaattttcaaaaataaaataaaataaaataaaatgattaccaaacgagaccttaGTAATTGAATTATAATCAGATATATCTATTTatgttttaacatttttatttatttatttttatttgaataaaaaatattagtGAAAATTCACATGTTAGACCATCTTGAAATAAACTGGTTAAGAAATTAAGTAGAGTTATATAATTTGAGTAATGCATTAATTCATTTTCACATCTCgctaaaaagagagaaaatataaagttaaaagttcaagctagttatttattttctttttctttttttaacttGAAAAATATTCCTTTCAACTTTCGAGGCAGTTTGGTTTTAGTTTCTTTGTTtcctattttatgtttttggtttttaaaaaataatcttaatGTATTATTGTTGatcaaaatgataaaatttccTAAAATATGGATACTTATTGGAAGAAAACCTAACGTCTTaataatattcattaattaagttttcgccacaatatatataaaatgaaaaaaaaaatcgatttttACTCTTAGACTTATGAAGTAAATttacaattatatcaaattgaaCCCTGCAATAGTTAATTTCCGTTAATTCAACTATAGATTTCAACAAAAATCAAACCAatacttaattttaataatattaaaacttGTACAAATTTAGTAGTATTGAATAATTTTGCATAGAAAAAAAACTCCatgttattttctttaaaatctatTAATTTTATGCAACACATATATGTTTCATAATTCATTGAGCTCATATAACAACACttttttgaacaagaaacgAAACGTTACGAACAAATcaaaagttttttgttttttcctgTTGTAGGATGGCATTCAAAGTACCAGCTTCCATTGACAAATTGGCAAGTAACGATTATAAACTATCAAAAGAATGCAGCTCTAGAGGTTCATTGCAAGTCGAAAGACGACGATTTAGGCGTACACGTGATCAAGAACGAGGGAGAGCATTACAATTGGGGATTCAAGGAGAATTTCTTGCAAACAACTAGGTTTTGGTGCAA
Proteins encoded:
- the LOC120092935 gene encoding S-protein homolog 74-like — protein: MEALKSFALLVLVLAFACHVEQCYCGWHSKYQLPLTNWQVTIINYQKNAALEVHCKSKDDDLGVHVIKNEGEHYNWGFKENFLQTTRFWCNFQSRLGHASFEVFWPESGTWLSDRCDDSNCVWVADNKGFSLLNIPTKTLEFQHPWLH